CAGCAGCAGGTGTTCCAGGGTGGCGAATTCGTGCTGATGCTCGCGCGCATGACCCAGGGCTCGGTGCAAAGTCTTCTCGAGAGCGGGAGACAGCATGGGCCTAATCCTTCTCTAGCGTGAGCTGTAACGGGTGTTCGTGACGGCGGGCGAAATCGACCACCTGGGCCACCTTGGTTTCCGCAACCTCATATGTATAGACACCGCAGATGCCGATGCCCCTGCGATGGACATGCAGCATGATCTCGGTCGCTTCTTCGCGATTCTTGTAAAAAAAGTGCTCCAACACATGAACGACAAACTCCATCGGAGTGTAGTCGTCGTTCAACATAAGAACTTTATACATTGACGGCTTTTTGACTTTTGGCCGGGCTTTGACCACCACGCCGGTTGACGTGTCACCGCCGTCATTGTGGTTTTCGTCACTCATGGCCTGCGCCGTGCTCCTTCAGCCGCTGCTGTTCCAACAATGTTGCGTCGACCCCTCAGGTATGGTCAACCGCTTCCGTTCACAATAGCCCCAATTCGTTCCCGAGTCTTGCCATTCTCCCTGACCGGGCGGGTCTCCCTGGCCTCGCCGGGCCAGGCGGCTCCGCGGCCTTGGCCAGCAACGAAAAAAGGCGGCAGAGGAAACCTCTGCCGCCTTCCGGCCCGGCCGGGAGGGCCGGGAAACCAATGCTGTGCGCCTGAGTTAGGCGGCCTTGGTCATCGCGTCGAAACGCGCCTGCAGCGGCTCGGCGGCCTTGGTCAGCATGGCGGTGCCGCGGTCGGCAACGCGGGAGACCTCGGCAAAGCCCGAGTCCATGCTCTGGTTCAGGTAGGCGTACTGGATTTCCGCGGCCTGCTGCCAGTCGCCGGCGGTCAGGATCTTCGCCTGGGCCTCGAACGCCTCGGTCATCGCCTTGGCCCAATGCTTGGCGAAGCCGGTGCTGATCTCTTCCATGCCGCCCATCATCGCCTGCATGCTCTCGGAAGCGGCGCGGAGGTTCTCGGCGCTCTGCTCGGCGGCCTTCTTGGCGCCTTCGTTGCCCATGAAGGACTCGAACATCTTGGTCGCGGCGTCGAACTGCGCCTTGGCTTCGTTGGCGGCGTTCGTCATGGTCTTCTGCACGGCTTCGTTCATGACAGTATCCTTTTCCGGGTGGGCGGCGCGCGAAGCGCCGCTGAATGATGTGAGCGAGGCCCCGATAGGCAACCTCTTTGTTGCGACGCACCTAATTTAGGCAGGGCCTCGCTGCGTCGCAAGAGAAATGTTGCAGCGCAACATGGTCATCCTGACGCAGCCCGTCGGACCGATTCAGGCCGGATTTCCGCCAATTTTTCTCAACGAATCCTGGACACGCCGCCCCGAATCGGGGTCGAATATCGTGAAATTGGCCTCAAACCGGTTGTGATGCCATTGAATACTACTGCCGTACGATTCTTGCCCCTGTCCGGCTTGGTGCTGCTCCTTGCCCTGCTCTGGACCGGCAGCGCGGTTGCAATCCCCAAAGGCGACGCCCGCTTCGCGGTCGATGCGCACACGGGCGAGGTGCTCGCTGCCCGCAACAGCCTCACCCGCTGGCATCCGGCGTCGCTGACCAAGATGATGACGCTCTACCTGCTGTTCGATGCGCTCGAACGCGGCAAGACGCGGATGAACGCCACCATCACCCTGTCCCGGCACGCGGCCAGGCAGCCGCCATCGCGCCTGGGGTTGGGCCGGGGCGGCCACATCCTCGTGCGCGACGCCATCCAGGCGCTGGCGGTCAAGTCGGCCAACGATATCGCCGTCGCGGTGGCGGAGCATGTCGGCGGGTCGGAAGCCAAATTCGTCCGGCAGATGAACCGCACGGCCAAGCGCCTGGGCATGCGCCGCACCCATTATCAAAACGCCTCCGGACTGCACCACTCGCGCCAGGTCACGACCGCCCGCGACATGGCCATCATGGCCGTCGCGCTGATGCGGGATTTCCCTCAATATTACCATTATTTCAGCCAGAAGCGGTTTCGCTATGGCAAGCGCACCTACGCGAACAGCAACCACATGCTGGGCGTGTATCCGGGCATGGACGGCGTGAAGACCGGCTATATCTACAAGGCGGGTTTTAACCTCGTGACCTCGGTCCGGCGGGGCGAGCGCCGGGTCATCGCGGTCGTCATGGGCGCGAATTCCAGCGCGCTGCGCACGCGGATCATGACCGGTGTCCTGGACAGCGCCTGGGCGCGCCTGAAGCGGCCGAAGCGCAGCCGCATCGCCTCGCCCCTCTCGGCGCGGTTGCAGCCCTTGCCGCCGCTGCCGCGGCCCCGTCCCGGCCACAAGGGGACCGCCGTGCTGGTGGCGGATGCGCCCGTTCCGCCGGCCGCGCCGGCTGCCGACGGCCGGACATTCGGCTCCGAAGAGACCGGCGACTACAGCGTCCAGATCGGCGCCTTCCTCAGCCAGAAGGACGCCGAACGCCAGTTGGTGACCGTGATGAGCCGCCTGCCCCACCGGCTGGGCGAGCCCGATCCGATCGTGGCCCACAAACGCGCCACGAAAGGGCGCCCGGTCTATCGGGCCCGCCTTTCGGGGTTCGACTCGCGGGCGGATGCGGCGCGCACCTGCAGCTGGCTCCAGAATCGCGACACCGACTGCCTCATCGTCGCGGCCTCGCGTTAGGCTCGCCGCGCGGCTTGCCGCTTGTCTGGCGGTGGTGCCCGGCTAGACTGCACCTCCCCATTTCCAGCCGGGAGAACCACCCCATGGGCGAAATCATCCAACTGACCGCCACCGACGGACACACGTTCGACGTCTACAAGGCCATGCCGGCCGGGACACCGAAGGGCGCCATTCTGGTGATCCAGGAAATTTTCGGCGTCAACGCGCACATGCGCGAGGTTGCCGATGGCTTTGCCGCCGACGGCTATGCGGTCCTCGCGCCGGCGCTGTTCGACCGGGCCCAGAAGGATTTCGATGTCGGCTACACGCCGGAGGACATCGCCGCCGGGCGTGACATGCGGGCCCAGGTGGACTGGGCCGACTCGGTGCTGGACATGGCCGCCACCGTCGAGGCGTTGAAGCCCTATGGCAAGGTCGGTTCGGTCGGCTATTGCTATGGCGGCTCCTGCTCCTGGCTGGTCGCCACCCGGATCGGCGTCGCGGCCAGCGTCTGCTATTACGGCGGCCAGATCGCCATGTTCAAGGACGAGAAGCCGAAAAACCCGGTCATGATGCATTTCGGCGAAAACGACCACGGCATCCCCATGGCCGACGTGGATGCCATCCGCGCGGCCCATCCGGACGCCGAGGTGTTCGTCTATCCCGCCGGCCACGGCTTCAACTGCGATCACCGCGGCGACTACGACGCGGCCTGTGCCAAACAGGCACGCGAACGCACCATGGCCTTTTTCGCCAAGCACGTCGGCTAGAGCACTTTCGGCACCGGTTGACCCACACTCCTGCCCCATCTTTCGCGAGGAGAGGGAAGATGGGGTGGTGGGCCAGCGGGAAAAGACTCCACCCCGGAGCGAGGGGCCGAGCGGCCGCGATCATCGGGATCGGGGCCAGTGAGTGTTTCCCGGCCGCCGCGGAGCGGTGGGCCGGGACCGGCGTCGTTCATCGAACACCGCCGCCGCCCATGTCCGCACGCCGCGAGCAGCCCCGGATCGGCGCTCCGCACCGTCCGGGGAACACGTTTGTTTGCCGGTGTTTGCCGGCTCCGCTGCGGAGGGACCTTCAGCGAATCCAGGCCGGGTCCGACGCGCTGTCCGGCAGGGGCAGTTCGAAGGTGTGCAGGGTGTCGAGGTCGACCAGCCAGAGCGACCCCTGCCCGCCGCCGCCGCCGTTATAGCGCGCCGCCCGCTCGAACAGCACCACCTTGCCGTTGGGCGCCCATTGCGGGCGTTCCTCGAAATAGCTGGTGGAGACGGTGCGTTCCTCCAGGGTCGCCAGATCGACGACGCCGATGCTGAACGTGCCGCCGGCCTGCCGGGTGAACGCCAGCGACTTGCCGTCCGGCGACCAGGCCGGCGTGCCGAACCGGCCCCTCAGCCCCACCGGCTGGCGGATACCGCTTGCCAGTTCCTGCACCATGATCTGCAGATAGCCCGGGCCATCGGTGATATAGGCGATCTTGCTGCCGTCCGGGCTGACATTCAGCTCCGTCTCGATCGAGGGCGCCGCCGTCAGCCGTGTCTCCCGGCCCGAGCCGATGCGGGTCGAATAGATGTCCGTGTTGCCCTCCACCACCTTGCTGTAAAACAGCGTGCCGTCCGGCCCGATATCCGGGCTGAACCGAACCGCGCGGTCGTTGAAGACCGGGCCGCTGCGGTTGGTGCGGAAATCGGCGTAGAACAGGCGCGGGCGGTGCTCGCTGATGCGCACATAGACCAGCAGGCCGCCGCCCGGTGCGAGCCGCGGCGACGCCATTTCCTCGTTGCTGTTGGCGAGAACGCGCAGGTCGCTGCCGTCCAGATACGAGGCGACGATCTGGAACCGGCCGCCCGCCTTGCGGACATAGGCGACCTTGGTCGCAAAATACCCGTCGCGGCCCAGGAAGAATTGATACAGCACGTCGCTGACCGTGTGTCCGATCAACGGCGCGTCGTTCTCCGTCACCTGGAATTGCCGGCGCAGCACCACGCGCGAAACCGAGGGGTCGAACACGTCGACGCCGACG
The nucleotide sequence above comes from Alphaproteobacteria bacterium. Encoded proteins:
- the clpS gene encoding ATP-dependent Clp protease adapter ClpS, translating into MSDENHNDGGDTSTGVVVKARPKVKKPSMYKVLMLNDDYTPMEFVVHVLEHFFYKNREEATEIMLHVHRRGIGICGVYTYEVAETKVAQVVDFARRHEHPLQLTLEKD
- a CDS encoding phasin family protein, giving the protein MNEAVQKTMTNAANEAKAQFDAATKMFESFMGNEGAKKAAEQSAENLRAASESMQAMMGGMEEISTGFAKHWAKAMTEAFEAQAKILTAGDWQQAAEIQYAYLNQSMDSGFAEVSRVADRGTAMLTKAAEPLQARFDAMTKAA
- a CDS encoding D-alanyl-D-alanine carboxypeptidase is translated as MLLLALLWTGSAVAIPKGDARFAVDAHTGEVLAARNSLTRWHPASLTKMMTLYLLFDALERGKTRMNATITLSRHAARQPPSRLGLGRGGHILVRDAIQALAVKSANDIAVAVAEHVGGSEAKFVRQMNRTAKRLGMRRTHYQNASGLHHSRQVTTARDMAIMAVALMRDFPQYYHYFSQKRFRYGKRTYANSNHMLGVYPGMDGVKTGYIYKAGFNLVTSVRRGERRVIAVVMGANSSALRTRIMTGVLDSAWARLKRPKRSRIASPLSARLQPLPPLPRPRPGHKGTAVLVADAPVPPAAPAADGRTFGSEETGDYSVQIGAFLSQKDAERQLVTVMSRLPHRLGEPDPIVAHKRATKGRPVYRARLSGFDSRADAARTCSWLQNRDTDCLIVAASR
- a CDS encoding dienelactone hydrolase family protein; protein product: MGEIIQLTATDGHTFDVYKAMPAGTPKGAILVIQEIFGVNAHMREVADGFAADGYAVLAPALFDRAQKDFDVGYTPEDIAAGRDMRAQVDWADSVLDMAATVEALKPYGKVGSVGYCYGGSCSWLVATRIGVAASVCYYGGQIAMFKDEKPKNPVMMHFGENDHGIPMADVDAIRAAHPDAEVFVYPAGHGFNCDHRGDYDAACAKQARERTMAFFAKHVG
- a CDS encoding PD40 domain-containing protein; this translates as MPTPTSLTGFARAALGAVLVWLCLSGAAMAQVTFNVEGRGQGTTRIDLALTEGDGVQRQEMLTLARFVQRDLHSTGLFAVAILPPGARSTRSNWQQSQAAAGYEVTVTAARSGGGRTVGVDVFDPSVSRVVLRRQFQVTENDAPLIGHTVSDVLYQFFLGRDGYFATKVAYVRKAGGRFQIVASYLDGSDLRVLANSNEEMASPRLAPGGGLLVYVRISEHRPRLFYADFRTNRSGPVFNDRAVRFSPDIGPDGTLFYSKVVEGNTDIYSTRIGSGRETRLTAAPSIETELNVSPDGSKIAYITDGPGYLQIMVQELASGIRQPVGLRGRFGTPAWSPDGKSLAFTRQAGGTFSIGVVDLATLEERTVSTSYFEERPQWAPNGKVVLFERAARYNGGGGGQGSLWLVDLDTLHTFELPLPDSASDPAWIR